GCGGTGATAAGTGCCGAATCTGTGAGGAGGATCACCACACGCTGCTTCACTTCCATGAACAGCCACGTCGACGCACTCCAAGCTCCGTCGTACGCCGAGTCACCCCCGAGTCCTCCAGACGAAGGGTCGCGCCAACGCCAGCCTCCGATCCGAAACTGACCTTGACCACACTGCTGCAGCACCGCAATCCGCATCTGATGCCCACGGCGATGGTGCGCATTGAGACGGAGGGAAAAACCTTCGACGTGAAGGCCCTGGTGGACCCTTGTTCTGCGGTATCGTCGATGGCGACGTCATTGGCCACGGCCTTCAAGTTGACAGCCGTCAATATAGGGGCAGAGAAAGCGGTGGCAGCAGTGATCCGGTCCCCAATCAGTGAAGGATGGCGATTGGAGGCGATCCTGAAGGTGGTCGATGGCTTGTGCTGCCGCACTCCAAGCGCTCCGGTGGACCCACAGATCGCCAAAAAGTTTGAGGGCGTCGTCCTGGCGGATGAGACGTTCTACCGACCGTCGTCAGTGTCTCTGGTCCTGGGCGCGGATGTGATCACGGAGGTCATGCTAGAAGGGAGTCTACCTGGGGTTGGCGGGCGGCCGATTGCGATGCGCACAGTTTTTGGCTGGACCCTGTCCGGAGCGTGCCATTAAACTGCCTGGGTCTTGCACTCCTGCAAGGGGGGGAgcatgtttatgcccaaccgggcaacacaagggttaaaggaggcggaagctttcacctcgcgccgctctcccgatggtgcccatcgctctccccacgaaagaactccccacacttcgctccaagcggggcttggtgccctgctcttaattaagctagttttagtgtcaaacttacaagtgaataaaaaagaacattGAAGTGAGATTGCTGCAGTGCCCAATTTCTTGAAGGAAGACattttaaggaaaaaattcatttagctgcctaCTTAGGAAATTCAACCCCCCTACGAATAcagacccaaaactttcatttaatgtttatatttcttcaattgtcaatagagcatgcagccttcttggcttcattaagcgttgggccaaagaatttgatgatccctatgtaacaaaggttttatacacttcgttagttcgccctactcgcgaatattgctcgccagtgtggaatccgcaatatgatgatcaccagcgtagtattgaatcggtacagaagcaattccttaagtttgcgttacgcggtcttaattgggacccgagtcttcgcctaccttcttgttctagcagacttcttcttattaatcttccttcactttacaaccgtagcttgtcatctatgacgtcttccttcgttcccggtcctgataatatacctagttgcatccttaaaatgtgttcgatttccctaactaagcctttatcttggttattttttttatcgagtgagacttaaaggctagcaaatcggatgt
This genomic window from Drosophila willistoni isolate 14030-0811.24 unplaced genomic scaffold, UCI_dwil_1.1 Seg509, whole genome shotgun sequence contains:
- the LOC124461504 gene encoding uncharacterized protein LOC124461504, which encodes MAPRPRSVQASKEERRCSRGTESFRCRVCRGIHPLKRCRRFLRLNVEKRMRAVLANKYCANCLAHQHSGGSCLSGDKCRICEEDHHTLLHFHEQPRRRTPSSVVRRVTPESSRRRVAPTPASDPKLTLTTLLQHRNPHLMPTAMVRIETEGKTFDVKALVDPCSAVSSMATSLATAFKLTAVNIGAEKAVAAVIRSPISEGWRLEAILKVVDGLCCRTPSAPVDPQIAKKFEGVVLADETFYRPSSVSLVLGADVITEVMLEGSLPGVGGRPIAMRTVFGWTLSGACH